One Hymenobacter volaticus genomic region harbors:
- a CDS encoding malectin domain-containing carbohydrate-binding protein, which produces MDFYGLIDNAKVSAIEIYTVNSTPTTTAVLRLNAGSGQLSTSTGPFAADQYATGGSEFATDQAIAGTEDDALYQSERYGAFTYNLPVANGQYMVKLHFAELYWNSTGQRVFDVRAENTTVLRAYDIVRKVGPLTATTESFPVTVTDGVLSLAFAPGAGGVDQPKVSAIEVLQASPTAVLRLNVGGGQLSTSVGRFSTDQFAYGGTEFATDQPIAGTEDDALYQTERYGTFSYGLPVANGTYTVKLHFAELYWNAPGQRVFDVVAEGSTVLQAYDIVKKVGPLTATTESFSVTVTDGVLALAFAPGAGGVDQPKVSAIEVLSGNSASPVTAARSAASPLAPGAPAKLPVYSAQVKLYPNPSTDGRVTLELPAAFQGEVSYSLVSSLGTTLSQGQCTVSAAGQSVTFDFSPQLSAEGLYYLHLRGAKGQAHVKLLRK; this is translated from the coding sequence TTGGACTTCTACGGCCTGATCGACAACGCGAAAGTGTCGGCCATTGAAATCTATACCGTCAACTCCACCCCTACCACGACGGCCGTGCTGCGCCTCAATGCGGGTAGTGGCCAGTTAAGCACGAGTACCGGCCCGTTTGCGGCTGATCAGTACGCGACGGGCGGCAGCGAGTTTGCCACCGACCAGGCGATTGCTGGCACCGAAGATGATGCGCTCTACCAGAGTGAGCGCTACGGCGCGTTCACCTACAACCTGCCCGTGGCCAACGGGCAGTATATGGTCAAACTGCACTTTGCTGAACTCTACTGGAACAGCACCGGCCAGCGCGTCTTCGACGTGCGCGCCGAAAACACAACCGTACTCCGCGCCTACGACATTGTGCGCAAAGTCGGGCCGCTGACGGCCACCACCGAGTCCTTCCCCGTTACCGTCACCGACGGGGTGCTTTCCTTGGCTTTTGCCCCCGGCGCGGGCGGGGTGGACCAGCCGAAAGTGTCGGCCATCGAGGTGCTCCAAGCGAGTCCGACCGCCGTGCTGCGTCTCAATGTGGGCGGCGGGCAGCTCAGCACGAGCGTGGGCCGCTTCAGCACGGATCAGTTCGCGTACGGCGGCACCGAATTCGCCACCGACCAGCCCATTGCCGGCACCGAAGACGATGCCCTCTATCAGACCGAGCGCTACGGCACCTTCTCCTACGGTCTGCCCGTGGCCAACGGCACCTACACCGTCAAGCTCCACTTTGCCGAGCTCTATTGGAACGCCCCCGGCCAGCGCGTCTTCGACGTGGTGGCCGAAGGCAGCACCGTGCTCCAAGCCTACGACATTGTCAAGAAGGTAGGCCCGTTGACAGCCACCACCGAGTCGTTTTCGGTGACCGTCACCGACGGGGTGCTCGCGCTGGCCTTCGCGCCCGGGGCCGGCGGGGTGGATCAGCCGAAAGTGTCGGCCATCGAGGTGCTCAGCGGCAACTCCGCTTCCCCGGTTACCGCGGCGCGCTCCGCTGCCAGCCCCTTGGCACCCGGTGCCCCGGCTAAGCTACCCGTCTACAGCGCGCAGGTCAAGCTCTACCCCAATCCATCTACTGATGGCCGCGTCACGCTCGAGCTGCCGGCCGCCTTCCAAGGCGAGGTCAGTTACTCGCTGGTTTCCTCGCTGGGCACGACCTTGAGCCAGGGCCAGTGCACGGTTTCGGCCGCGGGACAGTCGGTAACCTTCGACTTTTCGCCGCAGCTGTCGGCCGAAGGACTGTACTACCTGCACCTGCGCGGAGCCAAGGGCCAAGCCCACGTCAAGCTGCTCCGGAAATAA
- a CDS encoding malectin domain-containing carbohydrate-binding protein produces the protein MRAVLFRRPTGGVFFFSISSYETNHYPIAALGRKLAAGCVQLPGASHPLAPRTAGASDEATIVKNRSPTGPRQRQIQPPRRAQARRQAGATVAPGLEWVARYAGPGSPQNKVDVATALVVDAAGNVYVTGRAREENALQANDYATIKYSPSGQQLWVARYNNGGDDVPMDLAVDAAGNVYVTGRSFNQGSGDDYATVKYSASGQRLWTARYNGAGNGSDQAVGLGLDAAGNVYVTGTSAGTGTKLDYVTVKYAPGGQRLWEARYNAAGGNDEAVDIALDAAGNILVTGTISRDSDSVSKDYATLKYTASGEQLWVNRYNGSGNANDLAVALAVDAAGNVVVTGTSSTTTYFTDDYPDYATVKYAANGQQLWDVRYNGVLTRSLEQAFDVAVDAAGDVFVTGRSRNPTKGDWDYATLKYAAASGQQLWEARYDGGTGESEDDVTAMAVNAAGDVYVTGASNGDYGTLKYAGANGQQLWALYYTQSSSSDAAYAVAIDAADNVYVTGASGGGPSDFATLKYGINTVNQVPTARAAPTTPLTLPTTSTRLSGAGTDPDGTIVGYIWSQVSGPSPAVITGRSGRTPLVSNLVAGTYVFSLEVTDSGGLRSAASQTTLTVNPEPADGRVLYRVNAGGSQVTNAIGTFAADPFNADGATFATDQPIAGTEDDALYQSERYGRYFRYSFAVSRGKQYEVVLHFAEVYATRAGQRVFDVAAEGLVALNDYDIYQKVGPSRRPPNGCSSRPPTRSLPWTSTA, from the coding sequence TTGCGCGCTGTCCTCTTTCGCCGCCCTACCGGCGGTGTATTCTTTTTCTCTATCTCATCCTATGAAACAAACCATTACCCGATTGCTGCCCTTGGCCGCAAGTTGGCTGCTGGGTGTGTCCAGCTCCCAGGCGCAAGTCACCCCCTCGCTCCCCGTACAGCAGGCGCTTCCGACGAGGCGACTATCGTCAAAAACCGCTCCCCTACTGGCCCCCGCCAACGGCAAATACAGCCCCCCCGGCGGGCGCAAGCACGCCGGCAGGCAGGGGCGACCGTCGCGCCCGGCCTCGAGTGGGTGGCGCGCTACGCCGGCCCGGGCAGCCCACAAAATAAGGTAGACGTCGCGACTGCCCTCGTGGTGGATGCGGCGGGCAATGTCTATGTGACGGGCAGAGCCCGGGAAGAAAACGCGCTGCAAGCTAACGACTATGCCACTATCAAATACTCCCCGAGCGGCCAACAACTCTGGGTGGCCCGCTACAACAATGGCGGCGATGATGTGCCCATGGATCTGGCCGTGGATGCGGCAGGCAATGTTTACGTGACCGGCCGCTCGTTTAACCAGGGCTCGGGCGATGACTATGCGACCGTCAAGTACTCGGCCAGTGGCCAGCGGTTGTGGACGGCGCGCTACAACGGGGCGGGCAATGGGTCCGACCAGGCGGTCGGCCTGGGGTTGGACGCGGCCGGCAACGTGTACGTGACCGGTACCTCGGCCGGCACGGGGACCAAGCTCGATTATGTGACCGTCAAGTACGCTCCCGGCGGGCAGCGCCTGTGGGAGGCGCGCTACAATGCGGCCGGGGGCAATGATGAAGCGGTGGACATCGCGCTGGACGCGGCCGGCAATATCTTGGTGACGGGTACTATCTCGCGGGACAGCGATTCGGTTTCCAAAGACTATGCGACCCTCAAATACACGGCCAGCGGCGAGCAACTGTGGGTGAACCGCTACAATGGCTCGGGTAATGCCAATGACCTGGCTGTGGCGTTGGCCGTCGACGCCGCCGGCAACGTGGTGGTGACCGGCACCTCCAGCACCACCACGTATTTCACAGACGACTATCCTGACTACGCCACGGTCAAGTACGCGGCCAACGGGCAGCAGCTGTGGGACGTACGCTACAACGGCGTGCTAACACGCAGTTTGGAACAGGCGTTTGACGTGGCCGTGGACGCGGCGGGCGACGTGTTCGTGACGGGGCGCTCGCGCAACCCCACGAAAGGCGATTGGGACTACGCCACCCTCAAGTATGCGGCCGCCAGTGGCCAGCAACTCTGGGAGGCGCGCTACGACGGAGGAACTGGTGAGAGCGAGGATGATGTGACGGCTATGGCCGTAAACGCGGCGGGTGACGTGTACGTGACGGGCGCCAGCAATGGGGACTACGGCACGCTTAAGTATGCCGGAGCCAACGGCCAGCAGCTCTGGGCCTTATATTACACGCAATCCTCCTCCTCTGATGCGGCGTACGCCGTGGCCATAGACGCGGCCGACAATGTTTACGTTACGGGCGCCAGCGGCGGGGGTCCCTCGGACTTCGCAACCCTCAAGTATGGGATCAATACCGTCAATCAGGTGCCCACGGCCCGCGCCGCCCCCACCACCCCGCTTACCTTGCCCACGACGAGTACCCGCCTGAGCGGGGCTGGCACCGACCCCGACGGCACGATTGTCGGCTACATCTGGTCGCAAGTCAGCGGGCCTAGCCCGGCCGTCATTACCGGCCGGAGTGGGCGCACGCCGCTGGTGAGCAACCTGGTGGCCGGCACGTACGTGTTCAGCTTAGAGGTGACCGACAGTGGCGGGCTGCGCAGTGCTGCCAGTCAGACCACGCTCACGGTCAATCCCGAACCGGCGGATGGCCGGGTGCTCTACCGCGTGAATGCGGGCGGCAGCCAAGTAACTAACGCTATTGGCACCTTCGCCGCCGATCCCTTCAACGCGGACGGAGCTACCTTCGCCACCGACCAGCCCATTGCCGGCACCGAGGACGACGCCCTCTACCAAAGTGAGCGCTACGGCCGCTACTTTCGCTACAGCTTTGCCGTGAGCCGGGGCAAACAGTACGAGGTGGTGCTTCACTTTGCTGAGGTCTACGCCACTCGCGCCGGCCAGCGCGTGTTCGATGTGGCCGCGGAAGGGCTGGTGGCGTTGAACGACTACGACATCTACCAGAAGGTGGGGCCTTCACGGCGACCACCGAACGGCTGCTCGTCACGGCCGCCGACGAGGAGCTTGCCTTGGACTTCTACGGCCTGA